One Kribbella sp. NBC_00662 genomic region harbors:
- the nuoH gene encoding NADH-quinone oxidoreductase subunit NuoH codes for MTIPLAVPDAGVGHDPWWVILIKVLFIFVFLVVLTLFNIWWERRVVARMQHRIGPNVHGPFGLLQSLADGVKLMLKEDLMPKGVDRFVFVLAPAIVAVPAFLTFAVIPFGPTVRIPWTDTYTRLQLTDLPVSVLYVMAVASIGIYGIVLGGWSSNSTYSLLGGLRSSAQMISYEVGMGLALVTVFLFAGSMSTSEIVAAQSHQTVHWFGTAIPLPGWYAFLLFPSFVIYVISMVGETNRAPFDLPEAEGELVAGFLTEYSSIKYAMFFLAEYINMATVSALATTLFLGGWRAPWPISIWDGANSGYWPVLWFMGKLMGFIFFYIWLRGTLPRLRYDQFMKLGWKILIPISLAWILLVATVRAVGRETNFSRTTLLVAAAVVLLIAVISMFLPQKPKPEDTPEVADGKEFDAFAGGFPVPPPITTQQSETKSGAASRG; via the coding sequence ATGACAATCCCACTCGCCGTGCCGGACGCGGGGGTCGGTCACGATCCTTGGTGGGTCATCCTCATCAAGGTCCTCTTCATCTTCGTCTTCCTGGTAGTGCTGACGCTGTTCAACATCTGGTGGGAGCGCCGGGTCGTGGCCCGGATGCAGCACCGGATCGGCCCGAACGTGCACGGACCCTTCGGTCTGCTGCAGTCGCTGGCCGACGGCGTCAAGCTGATGCTCAAGGAAGACCTGATGCCGAAGGGCGTCGACCGGTTCGTCTTCGTGCTCGCGCCGGCGATCGTCGCCGTACCGGCCTTCCTCACCTTCGCGGTGATCCCGTTCGGGCCGACGGTGAGGATTCCCTGGACCGACACCTACACCCGGCTGCAGCTGACCGACCTGCCGGTCTCGGTGCTGTACGTGATGGCGGTCGCCTCGATCGGCATCTACGGCATCGTGCTCGGCGGCTGGTCGTCGAACTCGACGTACTCGCTGCTCGGTGGTCTGCGGTCCAGCGCGCAGATGATCTCGTACGAGGTCGGCATGGGCCTGGCTCTGGTGACCGTGTTCCTGTTCGCCGGTTCGATGTCCACCTCGGAGATCGTGGCGGCGCAGTCGCACCAGACCGTGCACTGGTTCGGGACGGCGATCCCGCTGCCCGGGTGGTACGCGTTCCTGTTGTTCCCGTCGTTCGTGATCTACGTGATCTCGATGGTCGGCGAGACCAACCGGGCGCCGTTCGACCTGCCCGAGGCCGAGGGCGAGCTGGTGGCCGGCTTCCTGACCGAGTACTCCTCGATCAAGTACGCGATGTTCTTCCTGGCGGAGTACATCAACATGGCGACCGTGTCCGCGCTGGCCACCACGCTGTTCCTGGGCGGCTGGCGGGCGCCCTGGCCGATCTCGATCTGGGACGGCGCGAACTCCGGCTACTGGCCGGTGCTGTGGTTCATGGGCAAGCTGATGGGCTTCATCTTCTTCTACATCTGGTTGCGCGGAACGCTGCCGCGACTGCGCTACGACCAGTTCATGAAGCTCGGCTGGAAGATCCTGATCCCGATCTCGCTGGCCTGGATCCTGCTGGTCGCCACCGTCCGCGCCGTCGGCCGGGAGACCAACTTCAGCCGGACGACGCTGCTGGTCGCGGCCGCCGTGGTCCTCCTGATCGCGGTCATCAGCATGTTCCTCCCGCAGAAGCCGAAGCCCGAGGACACACCTGAGGTTGCCGACGGCAAGGAGTTCGACGCCTTCGCCGGCGGCTTCCCGGTCCCACCACCGATCACCACTCAACAGTCCGAGACGAAATCGGGGGCAGCCTCCCGTGGCTAG
- a CDS encoding NADH-quinone oxidoreductase subunit G yields MTIQANPPAGSEVERTDLVTVTIDDIEVKVPKNSLAIRAAEQIGIQIPRFCDHPLLDPVGACRQCLVEVTDAGNGRGMPKPQASCTLTVADGMVIRTQVSSPVADKAQHGNMEFLLINHPLDCPVCDKGGECPLQNQAMSNGGGESRFTEVKRTYPKPINISAEVLLDRERCILCARCTRFSEQIAGDPFIALIERGALQQVGIYEKEPFESYFSGNTIQICPVGALTSAAYRFRSRPFDLVSVPSVAEHDSSGSAIRIDYRRGKVMRRLAGDDPQVNEEWISDKDRFAFQYATTGDRLTHPMIREDGELRPASWPEALSFAAGKLNAARGNAAVLTGGRLTLEDAYAYSKFARVALGSNDIDFRARPHSAEEADFLAAAVAGTGLGTTFTDLENAGTVLFAGFEPEEEAPSVFLRVRKGVRTHGTKVFTVAAYRSRGIEKLDGVAVLTSPGTEAAVLGDLGNAGEAGAAARAALGADSIIVIGERLASVPGGYSAALRLALDTGAQLAWIPRRAGDRSALEAGCLPGLLPGGRLVTDPQARVDLQAAWGVDHLPGETGKDLSEILANAGSLQALVVAGVEIDDLPDPAAALAALEAAPFVVSFEVRNSQVTEYADVVFPVVPPVEKSGTFVNWEGRERSFPVVLKVPTAMPDVRALAALSQEMGHSIGFSTPDGAKREFDELGRWDGDRAQEPTYQAAPALGAFDSTRLATWRMLIDDSRACDGEPHLTATARTPVARISLTTAHRVGVADGDELVVSTDAGSVRLPVVITPMTDNVVWLPTNSADSHVRRSLHADHGSIVTIAGGNA; encoded by the coding sequence ATGACGATCCAAGCGAACCCGCCGGCCGGGTCGGAGGTGGAGCGGACCGACCTGGTCACCGTGACCATCGACGACATCGAGGTCAAGGTTCCGAAGAACAGCCTGGCGATCCGGGCCGCCGAGCAGATCGGCATCCAGATCCCGCGGTTCTGCGACCACCCGCTGCTCGACCCGGTCGGCGCCTGCCGGCAGTGTCTGGTCGAGGTCACCGACGCCGGCAACGGCCGCGGTATGCCGAAGCCGCAGGCGTCCTGCACGCTGACCGTGGCCGACGGCATGGTGATCCGCACCCAGGTGAGCTCGCCGGTGGCCGACAAGGCACAGCACGGGAACATGGAGTTCCTGCTGATCAACCACCCGCTGGACTGCCCGGTCTGCGACAAGGGCGGCGAGTGCCCGCTGCAGAACCAGGCGATGTCCAACGGCGGCGGCGAGTCCCGGTTCACCGAGGTCAAGCGGACCTACCCGAAGCCGATCAACATCTCGGCCGAGGTGCTGCTGGACCGCGAGCGCTGCATCCTCTGCGCGCGCTGCACCCGGTTCTCCGAGCAGATCGCCGGTGACCCGTTCATCGCGCTGATCGAGCGCGGTGCGCTGCAGCAGGTCGGCATCTACGAGAAGGAGCCCTTCGAGAGCTACTTCTCCGGCAACACGATCCAGATCTGCCCGGTCGGCGCGCTGACCAGTGCGGCGTACCGCTTCCGTTCGCGGCCGTTCGACCTGGTGTCGGTGCCGTCGGTGGCCGAGCACGACTCGTCGGGTTCGGCGATCCGGATCGACTACCGGCGCGGCAAGGTGATGCGCCGGCTGGCCGGCGACGACCCGCAGGTCAACGAGGAGTGGATCTCCGACAAGGACCGGTTCGCGTTCCAGTACGCGACCACCGGCGACCGGCTGACCCACCCGATGATCCGCGAGGACGGCGAGCTGCGGCCGGCGTCCTGGCCGGAGGCGCTGAGCTTCGCGGCCGGGAAGCTGAACGCGGCCCGCGGCAACGCGGCGGTGCTGACCGGCGGCCGGCTGACCCTCGAGGACGCCTACGCGTACTCGAAGTTCGCCCGGGTCGCCCTCGGCAGCAACGACATCGACTTCCGGGCCCGGCCGCACTCCGCGGAGGAGGCGGACTTCCTCGCCGCCGCGGTGGCCGGGACGGGTCTGGGTACGACGTTCACCGACCTGGAGAACGCCGGCACCGTGCTGTTCGCCGGGTTCGAGCCCGAGGAGGAGGCGCCGTCGGTCTTCCTCCGGGTCCGCAAGGGCGTCCGGACGCACGGGACCAAGGTGTTCACGGTCGCGGCGTACCGCTCGCGCGGGATCGAGAAGCTGGACGGCGTCGCCGTACTGACCTCGCCCGGGACCGAGGCCGCCGTACTCGGGGATCTCGGCAACGCCGGTGAGGCCGGGGCTGCTGCCCGGGCCGCGCTCGGCGCGGACTCGATCATCGTCATCGGCGAGCGGCTGGCCAGCGTCCCGGGTGGGTACTCGGCCGCGCTGCGGCTGGCGCTCGACACCGGTGCGCAGCTGGCCTGGATCCCGCGGCGTGCGGGTGACCGGAGCGCGCTCGAGGCCGGCTGCCTGCCGGGTCTGCTGCCCGGCGGCCGCCTGGTGACCGACCCGCAGGCGCGGGTCGACCTGCAGGCCGCGTGGGGTGTGGACCACCTGCCGGGTGAGACCGGCAAGGACCTGTCCGAGATCCTCGCCAACGCGGGTTCGCTGCAGGCGCTGGTCGTCGCGGGTGTCGAGATCGACGACCTGCCCGACCCGGCCGCGGCGCTGGCCGCGCTCGAGGCCGCGCCGTTCGTGGTCAGCTTCGAGGTCCGCAACTCCCAGGTGACCGAGTACGCCGACGTGGTGTTCCCCGTCGTACCGCCGGTGGAGAAGTCCGGCACCTTCGTGAACTGGGAGGGCCGCGAGCGGTCGTTCCCGGTCGTGCTCAAGGTGCCGACCGCGATGCCGGACGTGCGGGCGCTGGCCGCGCTGTCGCAGGAGATGGGCCACTCGATCGGGTTCAGCACGCCGGACGGCGCGAAGCGCGAGTTCGACGAGCTCGGCCGCTGGGACGGCGACCGCGCACAGGAGCCGACGTACCAGGCCGCTCCGGCGCTCGGTGCGTTCGACTCCACCCGGCTCGCGACCTGGCGGATGCTGATCGACGACAGCCGGGCCTGCGACGGTGAGCCGCACCTGACCGCGACGGCGCGTACGCCGGTCGCCCGGATCTCGCTCACCACCGCGCACCGGGTCGGTGTCGCCGACGGGGACGAGCTGGTGGTCAGCACCGACGCCGGGTCCGTCCGGCTGCCGGTCGTGATCACCCCGATGACCGACAACGTGGTCTGGCTGCCGACCAACTCGGCCGACTCCCACGTCCGCCGGTCACTGCACGCAGACCATGGCTCGATCGTGACGATCGCCGGAGGGAACGCATGA
- the nuoF gene encoding NADH-quinone oxidoreductase subunit NuoF, protein MADTLTPVLSDNWDQINAWQLASYQRSGGYDALRTALGMQPADVVTAVKDSGLRGRGGAGFPTGMKWSFIPQDNPKPKYLVVNADESEPGTCKDIPLMMASPHTLVEGVIIASYAIRASAAFIYVRGEVLHVIRRLQQAVQEAKDAGFIGQNILGTGYDLDVVVHAGAGAYICGEETALLDSLEGRRGQPRLRPPFPAVAGLYGCPTVINNVESIASVPAIIKNGADWFGSMGTEKSKGMTLYSLSGHVARPGQYEAPMGITLRELIDLAGGVREGHTLKFWTPGGSSTPLLTAEHLDVPLDYEGVGSVGSMLGTKALQIFDDSVCSVRAVLRWTEFYKHESCGKCTPCREGTWWLVQILERLEAGKGTEEDLVTLLDLCENITGRSFCALADGATAPITSSIKYFKDEYLAHFENGGCPFDPMASTVFATAGASA, encoded by the coding sequence ATGGCCGACACGCTGACCCCGGTGTTGTCCGACAACTGGGACCAGATCAACGCCTGGCAGCTGGCGTCGTACCAGCGCTCCGGTGGGTACGACGCCCTCCGGACGGCGCTCGGTATGCAGCCGGCCGATGTCGTGACCGCGGTCAAGGACTCCGGTCTGCGCGGCCGTGGCGGCGCGGGCTTCCCGACCGGGATGAAGTGGTCGTTCATCCCGCAGGACAACCCGAAGCCGAAGTACCTCGTGGTGAACGCGGACGAGTCCGAGCCGGGCACCTGCAAGGACATCCCGCTGATGATGGCCTCGCCGCACACGCTGGTCGAGGGCGTCATCATCGCGTCCTACGCGATCCGCGCCTCGGCCGCCTTCATCTACGTGCGCGGTGAAGTGCTGCACGTGATCCGCCGGCTGCAGCAGGCCGTGCAGGAGGCCAAGGACGCGGGCTTCATCGGCCAGAACATCCTCGGCACCGGCTACGACCTCGACGTGGTCGTGCACGCCGGCGCCGGCGCCTACATCTGCGGCGAGGAGACGGCACTGCTGGACTCGCTGGAAGGACGTCGCGGTCAACCCCGTCTGCGCCCTCCGTTCCCTGCTGTCGCAGGCTTGTACGGCTGCCCCACTGTTATCAACAACGTCGAGTCGATCGCGTCGGTTCCCGCCATCATCAAGAACGGCGCGGACTGGTTCGGCTCGATGGGCACCGAGAAGTCCAAGGGCATGACGCTGTACTCGCTGTCCGGGCACGTTGCCCGCCCGGGTCAGTACGAGGCGCCGATGGGCATCACGCTGCGCGAGCTGATCGACCTGGCCGGCGGGGTCCGCGAGGGCCACACGCTGAAGTTCTGGACGCCGGGTGGTTCGTCGACGCCGCTGCTGACGGCCGAGCACCTCGACGTACCGCTGGACTACGAGGGCGTCGGGTCGGTCGGTTCGATGCTCGGCACCAAGGCCCTGCAGATCTTCGACGACTCGGTGTGCTCGGTCCGCGCCGTACTGCGGTGGACCGAGTTCTACAAGCACGAGTCCTGCGGCAAGTGCACGCCCTGCCGTGAGGGCACGTGGTGGCTGGTGCAGATCCTCGAGCGCCTCGAAGCAGGCAAGGGCACCGAGGAGGACCTGGTCACGCTGCTGGACCTGTGCGAGAACATCACCGGCCGCTCGTTCTGCGCGCTGGCCGACGGTGCGACCGCTCCGATCACCAGCTCGATCAAGTACTTCAAGGACGAGTACCTGGCGCACTTCGAGAACGGCGGCTGCCCGTTCGACCCGATGGCAAGCACTGTCTTCGCGACCGCTGGAGCTAGCGCATGA
- the nuoE gene encoding NADH-quinone oxidoreductase subunit NuoE, with protein MAENHTTATDKPVPYSTGDSKITDATIAEMREIMARYPQAQSALLPMLHLVQSVEGRVTPEGIEICADLLGLTGAEVSAVATFYTMYKRRPVGDYHVGVCTNTLCAVMGGDLIFDRLKQHLDVGNDETTEDGKITLEHIECNAACDYAPVMTVNWEFFDDMTPETATRLVDDLREGNEVKSPRGATICTWREAERVLAGFSDGRADEGPTGGKASLAGLRLARERNWSAPNGSDTPKEG; from the coding sequence ATGGCCGAGAACCACACGACTGCTACCGACAAGCCGGTGCCCTACAGCACCGGCGACTCGAAGATCACCGACGCCACGATCGCGGAGATGCGCGAGATCATGGCGCGGTACCCGCAGGCCCAGTCGGCGCTGCTGCCGATGCTGCACCTGGTGCAGTCGGTCGAGGGCCGGGTCACCCCGGAAGGCATCGAGATCTGCGCCGACCTGCTCGGGCTGACCGGTGCCGAGGTGTCGGCGGTGGCGACCTTCTACACGATGTACAAGCGGCGCCCGGTCGGCGACTACCACGTCGGCGTCTGCACCAACACGCTGTGCGCGGTGATGGGCGGCGACCTGATCTTCGACCGGCTCAAGCAGCACCTCGACGTCGGCAACGACGAGACCACCGAGGACGGCAAGATCACCCTCGAGCACATCGAGTGCAACGCCGCCTGCGACTATGCGCCGGTGATGACGGTCAACTGGGAGTTCTTCGACGACATGACGCCGGAGACCGCCACCCGGCTGGTCGACGACCTGCGCGAGGGCAACGAGGTCAAGTCGCCGCGGGGCGCCACGATCTGCACCTGGCGCGAGGCCGAGCGCGTGCTGGCCGGCTTCTCCGACGGGCGCGCCGACGAGGGCCCGACCGGTGGCAAGGCCTCGCTGGCCGGTCTCCGGCTGGCCCGCGAGCGCAACTGGTCGGCTCCGAACGGCTCCGACACCCCGAAGGAGGGCTGA
- a CDS encoding NADH-quinone oxidoreductase subunit D, translating into MTTTDPYATTRDTTEGKVFTVTGQDWDSVVSGLGDEPEEHVVVNMGPQHPSTHGVLRLILELEGESVTEARCGIGYLHTGIEKNMEFRSWVQGVTFVTRMDYLSPFYNEAAYCLAVEKLLGIEDEIPDKANVMRVLLMELNRISSHLVCIATGGMEIGALTVMTIGFREREKTLDLFELITGLRMNHAFIRPGGVAQDLPPGALDKIREYITWMNKHLKEYAELCNANPIFKARLQNVGYLDLAGCMALGISGPTVRSTGYALDLRKTQPYCGYETYDFDVPTWDSSDSYGRFRVRLQEMHESLKIVEQCADRLEKMEGQPVMVADKKIGWPSQLAVGADGMGNSLDHIKHIMGESMEALIHHFKLVTEGFRVPAGQAYVAIESPRGELGAHVVSDGGTKPYRVHFRDPSFANLQAMPIMCEGGQVADVIVAVASLDPVMGGVDR; encoded by the coding sequence ATGACCACTACAGATCCGTACGCGACGACCCGGGACACGACCGAGGGCAAGGTCTTCACCGTCACCGGGCAGGACTGGGACTCGGTCGTCTCCGGTCTCGGTGACGAGCCGGAAGAGCACGTCGTCGTCAACATGGGCCCGCAGCACCCGTCGACGCACGGCGTGCTCCGGCTGATCCTCGAGCTCGAGGGCGAGTCGGTGACCGAGGCCCGCTGCGGCATCGGCTACCTGCACACCGGCATCGAGAAGAACATGGAGTTCCGCTCCTGGGTGCAGGGCGTCACGTTCGTCACCCGGATGGACTACCTGTCGCCGTTCTACAACGAGGCGGCCTACTGCCTCGCGGTCGAGAAGCTGCTCGGGATCGAGGACGAGATCCCGGACAAGGCCAACGTGATGCGGGTGCTCCTGATGGAGCTCAACCGGATCAGCAGCCACCTGGTCTGTATCGCCACCGGCGGTATGGAGATCGGCGCGCTGACCGTGATGACGATCGGCTTCCGCGAGCGCGAGAAGACCCTCGACCTGTTCGAGCTGATCACCGGCCTGCGGATGAACCACGCGTTCATCCGGCCGGGCGGTGTCGCGCAGGACCTGCCGCCGGGTGCGCTGGACAAGATCCGCGAGTACATCACGTGGATGAACAAGCACCTCAAGGAGTACGCCGAGCTCTGCAACGCCAACCCGATCTTCAAGGCGCGGCTGCAGAACGTCGGCTACCTCGACCTCGCGGGCTGCATGGCACTCGGCATCTCCGGCCCGACGGTGCGCTCCACCGGTTACGCGCTGGACCTGCGCAAGACCCAGCCGTACTGCGGCTACGAGACCTACGACTTCGACGTACCGACCTGGGACAGCTCGGACTCGTACGGACGGTTCCGGGTCCGGCTGCAGGAGATGCACGAGTCGCTGAAGATCGTCGAGCAGTGCGCCGACCGGCTGGAGAAGATGGAAGGCCAGCCGGTGATGGTGGCCGACAAGAAGATCGGCTGGCCGAGCCAGCTGGCCGTCGGCGCCGACGGGATGGGCAACTCGCTCGACCACATCAAGCACATCATGGGCGAGTCGATGGAAGCGCTGATCCACCACTTCAAGCTGGTCACCGAGGGCTTCCGGGTCCCGGCCGGCCAGGCCTACGTGGCGATCGAGTCGCCGCGCGGCGAGCTCGGCGCGCATGTCGTCTCCGACGGCGGCACCAAGCCGTACCGGGTGCACTTCCGTGACCCGTCCTTCGCAAACCTGCAGGCGATGCCGATCATGTGCGAGGGCGGCCAGGTCGCCGACGTGATCGTCGCTGTCGCAAGCCTTGACCCGGTGATGGGTGGAGTGGACCGCTAA
- a CDS encoding NADH-quinone oxidoreductase subunit C → MSDTQPENLPATSAASDAQTPQAEVIEQREGMFGVRGTGDTSGFGRLKRQIALPGSTPKPYGSWFDGAVDRLEGLVADGAIEKVVVDRNELTLHIKREHLVEVAQHLRDDEALRFEFCSGVSGVHYPEETGRELHAVYHFLSITHNRRIRLEVSAPDADPHIPSIVSVYPANDWHERETWDFFGIVFDGHPALTRIQMPDDWPGHPQRKDYPLGGIDVEYKGAVIPPPDTRRSYN, encoded by the coding sequence ATGAGCGACACGCAACCCGAGAACCTGCCGGCCACGTCGGCCGCCAGCGACGCGCAGACGCCGCAGGCCGAGGTCATCGAGCAGCGCGAGGGCATGTTCGGTGTCCGCGGTACCGGTGACACCTCCGGCTTCGGCCGGCTCAAGCGCCAGATCGCGTTGCCGGGCAGTACGCCGAAGCCGTACGGATCCTGGTTCGACGGCGCCGTCGACCGCCTCGAAGGGCTGGTCGCTGACGGTGCGATCGAGAAGGTCGTGGTCGACCGCAACGAGCTCACGCTGCACATCAAGCGTGAGCACCTGGTCGAGGTCGCCCAGCACCTGCGCGACGACGAGGCGCTGCGGTTCGAGTTCTGCTCCGGTGTCAGCGGGGTGCACTACCCCGAGGAGACCGGCCGCGAGCTGCACGCCGTCTACCACTTCCTGTCGATCACGCACAACCGCCGGATCCGGCTGGAGGTGTCGGCGCCCGACGCGGACCCGCACATCCCGTCGATCGTCTCGGTCTACCCGGCCAACGACTGGCACGAGCGGGAGACCTGGGACTTCTTCGGCATCGTCTTCGACGGACACCCGGCGCTGACCCGGATCCAGATGCCCGACGACTGGCCGGGCCACCCGCAGCGCAAGGACTACCCGCTCGGCGGTATCGACGTCGAGTACAAGGGCGCTGTCATCCCACCGCCCGACACGCGGAGGTCGTACAACTGA
- a CDS encoding NADH-quinone oxidoreductase subunit B family protein, whose translation MGLEEQLPAGVLLSTVEGLLGYMRKASLWPATFGLACCAIEMMTTGAPRYDAARFGMEVFRASPRQADLMIVAGRVSQKMAPVLRQIYDQMPGPKWVLAMGVCASSGGMFNNYAVVQGVDHVVPVDMYLPGCPPRPEMLLDAFLKIHDQIQHMKLGAHKKALQSEQEAAALVAAPTIEMKGLLR comes from the coding sequence ATGGGTCTTGAAGAACAGCTTCCGGCCGGCGTACTGCTGAGCACGGTCGAGGGCCTGCTGGGTTATATGCGCAAGGCGTCGTTGTGGCCGGCAACCTTCGGGCTGGCGTGCTGCGCGATCGAGATGATGACGACCGGCGCACCGCGGTACGACGCGGCCCGGTTCGGCATGGAGGTCTTCCGGGCGTCGCCGCGGCAGGCCGACCTGATGATCGTGGCCGGCCGGGTGAGCCAGAAGATGGCTCCGGTGCTGCGCCAGATCTACGACCAGATGCCCGGCCCGAAGTGGGTGCTGGCGATGGGCGTGTGCGCGTCTTCGGGCGGCATGTTCAACAACTACGCGGTCGTCCAGGGCGTGGACCACGTCGTACCGGTCGACATGTACCTGCCCGGCTGCCCGCCGCGGCCGGAGATGCTGCTGGACGCGTTCCTGAAGATCCACGACCAGATCCAGCACATGAAGCTCGGCGCGCACAAGAAGGCGCTGCAGTCCGAGCAGGAGGCCGCGGCCCTGGTCGCCGCGCCGACGATCGAGATGAAGGGCTTGCTCAGGTGA
- a CDS encoding NADH-quinone oxidoreductase subunit A, whose amino-acid sequence MHPYTPILALGVLAALFVAGSITVSALVGPKRYNRAKLDSYECGIEPTPQPVGGGRFPVKYYITAMLFIVFDIEIVFLYPWAVAFDQMALFGLIEMVIFIVTVFIAYSYVWRRGGLEWD is encoded by the coding sequence ATGCACCCCTACACACCGATTCTCGCTCTTGGTGTGCTCGCGGCGCTCTTCGTCGCAGGCAGCATCACCGTGAGCGCGCTGGTCGGCCCGAAGCGCTACAACCGGGCCAAGCTGGACTCCTACGAGTGCGGCATCGAGCCGACCCCACAGCCGGTCGGCGGTGGGCGCTTCCCGGTGAAGTACTACATCACCGCGATGCTGTTCATCGTGTTCGACATCGAGATCGTCTTCCTCTACCCGTGGGCGGTGGCCTTCGACCAGATGGCGCTGTTCGGGCTGATCGAGATGGTCATTTTCATCGTCACCGTCTTCATCGCGTACTCCTACGTATGGCGTCGTGGCGGACTGGAGTGGGACTGA
- a CDS encoding geranylgeranyl reductase family protein, with protein MSQSVPSAQQVETADVIVVGAGPAGSAAAYHLANAGLDVLLLEKTAFPREKVCGDGLTPRGTKQLINMGIDISEEAGWIRNYGLRIQGAGHQLQLDWPDLASHPNYGLTRNRMDFDDMLARQAVKAGARLRERTNVSGPVLDDRGFIVGVTAKPVDDNGRRAGADLEFRAPLVMAADGNSSRLSISMGIHKRDDRPMGVAVRTYFTSPRTNDDYLESWLELWADDPKQPGGKVLLPGYGWIFGMGDGTVNVGLGILNTSDAFGKVDYADLLKAWLKNTPEEWQFRDEFQTIPIRGAALPMGFNRQPHYTRGLMLLGDAGGMVNPFNGEGIPYAMESGAFAAEVAAQALRRQPNQRERALTAYPKALKQEYGGYYTLGRIFVKLIGNPEVMRLCTKYGLPRTTLMKFTLKLLANLTDPRDGDVMDKIINGLTKLAPAA; from the coding sequence ATGAGCCAGAGCGTGCCGAGCGCGCAGCAGGTGGAGACCGCCGATGTGATCGTCGTCGGTGCCGGGCCCGCCGGATCAGCGGCGGCGTACCACCTGGCGAACGCCGGACTCGACGTGCTGCTGCTGGAGAAGACCGCGTTCCCGCGCGAGAAGGTGTGCGGTGACGGGCTCACCCCGCGCGGCACCAAGCAGCTGATCAACATGGGCATCGACATCTCCGAAGAGGCCGGCTGGATCCGCAACTACGGGCTCCGGATCCAGGGTGCCGGACACCAGCTGCAGCTCGACTGGCCGGATCTGGCCAGCCACCCGAACTACGGCCTGACCCGCAACCGGATGGACTTCGACGACATGCTCGCCCGGCAGGCCGTGAAGGCCGGGGCGCGGCTGCGTGAGCGGACCAACGTGAGCGGCCCGGTCCTCGACGACCGCGGTTTCATCGTCGGCGTCACCGCGAAGCCGGTCGACGACAACGGCCGCCGGGCCGGCGCCGACCTCGAGTTCCGGGCGCCACTGGTGATGGCGGCCGACGGCAACTCGTCCCGGCTGAGCATCTCGATGGGCATCCACAAGCGCGACGACCGGCCGATGGGCGTCGCCGTCCGGACGTACTTCACCAGCCCGCGGACCAACGACGACTACCTCGAGTCCTGGCTGGAGCTGTGGGCCGACGACCCGAAGCAGCCCGGCGGGAAGGTGCTGCTGCCCGGGTACGGCTGGATCTTCGGGATGGGCGACGGCACGGTCAACGTCGGTCTCGGCATCCTGAACACCTCGGACGCGTTCGGCAAGGTCGACTACGCCGACCTGCTGAAGGCGTGGCTGAAGAACACGCCCGAGGAGTGGCAGTTCCGCGACGAGTTCCAGACCATCCCGATCCGCGGCGCGGCCCTGCCGATGGGCTTCAACCGGCAGCCGCACTACACCCGCGGCCTGATGCTGCTCGGCGACGCCGGCGGCATGGTCAACCCGTTCAACGGCGAGGGCATCCCGTACGCGATGGAGTCCGGGGCGTTCGCCGCCGAGGTCGCCGCCCAGGCGCTGCGCCGGCAGCCGAACCAGCGCGAGCGCGCGCTGACGGCGTACCCGAAGGCGCTGAAGCAGGAGTACGGCGGCTACTACACGCTCGGCCGGATCTTCGTGAAGCTGATCGGAAATCCGGAGGTGATGCGGCTGTGCACCAAGTACGGTCTGCCGCGCACCACGCTGATGAAGTTCACCTTGAAGTTGCTCGCGAACCTCACCGACCCGCGGGACGGTGACGTGATGGACAAGATCATCAACGGTCTCACGAAGCTCGCACCGGCCGCCTAA